The following coding sequences are from one Triticum dicoccoides isolate Atlit2015 ecotype Zavitan chromosome 4A, WEW_v2.0, whole genome shotgun sequence window:
- the LOC119284148 gene encoding nucleolar protein 10-like — protein LYSVTGKNYVAPWVLAKKKRSLRKDAEYQRRLELIHDLRFETATTRIKVTPDGHYVIASGIYPPQMKVFELKELSMKFERHMISEIIDFEVLGDDYSKLAFLCADRSVCLHAKYGSHYSVRIPRMGRDLAYDCWSCDLLCAASSSDLYRINLEQGRFLASLSSQSPAINVVTRSILHGLVACGGEDGAVECFDMRRKSSVGRINTASSSEDVDQEVTSLQFDENQGYLLAVGSSIGKVSIYDIRMSSPLRVKDHMYGSPILNIKWHQTLNSSEPKLITADKHIVRVWDPNTGNNMTSIEPDNGSINDVCIFPNSGLMLLALDNSQIPAHFIPALGPAPKWCSHLDNLTEEMEEKQENTLYDDYKFLTEEEMERLGLSEYKNSDAVRAHLHGYVIRYDLYKKQRAKLHIADYETLQNAMKAKKLADLTKSRITQVVKIPKANRQLLDDIRTAEEEIDADGENASKSSIRKKQMKLDMKKSLLTDKRFQKMFENKDYEIDVNSKEFQAIHPQLATKEPHLIEEHFESVSEDEEEQDAGSSDASAGSDSDNDTHNSKRIRLYEVKDGRHAEAFLNSVSLGNEEAVPIGDRVAALERKQNSRALDKVKYGPGGSREISFNPRSSRRRAEEDEHSEEEQKDYKRRSVQSLGLKQNKAEFYLFGG, from the exons CTCTACTCCGTCACCGGCAAGAACTACGTCGCCCCCTGGGTCCTCGCCAAGAAGAAGCGCTCCCTCCGCAAGGACGCAG AGTACCAGCGGCGGCTGGAGCTCATCCATGACCTCAGGTTCGAGACCGCCACCACCAGGATCAAGGTCACCCCCGACGGCCACTATGTCATCGCCTCAG GTATTTACCCCCCACAAATGAAAGTCTTTGAGTTGAAGGAATTGTCGATGAAGTTTGAGAGGCACATGATCTCAGAAATTATTGATTTCGAG GTCCTTGGTGATGACTACTCAAAACTTGCGTTCTTGTGTGCTGATCGTTCTGTATGCTTGCATGCGAAGTACGGAAGCCATTATAGCGTGAGAATTCCAAG AATGGGAAGGGACTTGGCCTATGATTGCTGGTCTTGCGACTTGCTATGTGCTGCTTCGTCATCAGATCTGTATAGAATCAACTTAGAGCAG GGAAGGTTCCTCGCATCCCTTTCTTCCCAATCTCCAGCAATAAATGTGGTTACACGGAG TATATTACATGGGCTTGTTGCTTGTGGTGGTGAGGACGGTGCGGTTGAATGCTTTGATATGAGGAGGAAGTCTTCTGTTGGCAGAATTAATACAGCTTCTTCTTCAGAAGATGTTGACCAG GAGGTCACGTCTTTGCAGTTCGATGAAAATCAAGGGTACCTTCTGGCAGTAGGGAGCAGCATAGGAAAG GTATCTATATATGATATACGCATGTCTTCGCCTCTGCGAGTCAAGGATCACAT GTATGGCAGTCCAATTTTGAATATCAAGTGGCACCAGACACTTAATTCTTCCGAACCTAAACTGATAACTGCTGATAAGCATATAGTGAGAGTTTGGGATCCTAATACA GGAAACAACATGACTAGCATCGAACCTGATAATGGATCTATCAATGATGTTTGCATCTTCCCGAATAGTGGTTTAATGCTATTAGCCCTGGACAACAGCCAGATACCTGCCCACTTCATTCCTGCACTTGGCCCTGCTCCAAAGTGGTGCTCACATCTTGATAACTTAACT GAGGAGATGGAAGAGAAACAAGAAAACACATTGTATGATGATTACAAGTTTTTGACTGAAGAAGAGATGGAACGATTGGGTCTCTCTGAGTACAAAAACAGTGATGCTGTCAGAGCACATTTACATGGATACGTGATACGCTACGATCTATATAAGAAG CAACGGGCTAAACTTCATATTGCTGATTATGAGACTCTTCAAAATGCTATGAAGGCCAAGAAACTAGCAGACCTAACGAAATCTCGTATAACG CAAGTTGTTAAAATACCAAAGGCTAACCGGCAACTTTTGGACGATATACGGACAGCGGAAGAGGAAATAGATGCTGATGGGGAGAATGCTAGTAAATCAAGCATCAGGAAGAAGCAAATGAAACTAGATATGAAAAAGTCATTGTTGACTGATAAGCGTTTCCAAAAAATGTTTGAAAATAAG GATTATGAAATTGATGTAAATTCAAAAGAATTTCAAGCAATCCATCCTCAACTGGCTACAAAGGAACCTCATCTAATCGAGGAACATTTCGAGAGTGTTAGTGAAGACGAAGAAGAACAAGATGCTGGTTCATCTGATGCGTCAGCGGGGTCTGACAGTGACAATGACACGCATAATTCAAAGCGTATAAG GTTGTATGAAGTGAAGGATGGACGCCATGCCGAGGCATTTTTGAACAGCGTCTCCCTTGGCAACGAGGAAGCTGTGCCCATTGGGGACAGGGTAGCCGCGCTGGAAAGGAAGCAGAACTCGCGTGCGCTCGACAAGGTGAAGTACGGGCCCGGTGGCTCGCGTGAGATCTCCTTCAACCCTAGGAGCTCAAGAAGGCGCGCCGAAGAAGACGAGCACAGCGAAGAAGAGCAGAAAGACTACAAGAGGAGAAGCGTGCAGTCCCTGGGGCTGAAGCAGAACAAAGCCGAGTTCTATTTATTCGGCGGG